CTTGTCTCGGCTCTTCACCCGCGTCGGTCGCTTTTTTCAAGTATGTCACAGGTCCTTGGAGGCACAGCCGTTCTCCCCCCTTCTTTGCCTGGATCGTGCGTCGATGCGGGCACTGTCTGTTACATTTCTTGTCCCCGCCTCCATTTTGCAAATATGAAGGAGGTCGGCTTTATCGCTGCTTTGTGAGAGCGCCGCTGTTCCAGGAACCGGCAAGACACGAAGAAGAGCATTTTCTTCGCGAGCATTGCGTTTCCAACAGTAACTAAACCTGTGTACGCACACGAGTCCACGAGTTTTCCCTTGTCCCTTATGCTTCTGCTTGGTTCGTCCCGTCTTTCTAGGCATTCCCTTGTGTTTTTTTATTTTTGACTTTtttcgcgtctgtctcctctgcccgTTCAATCTATCCACTCGCTCCCACGCTCCTGACCCAAGATGATTCCACGGCGTCAGCGCGAGATGCGGAGCCGCTCCTGAAGGCCTTCTGTCGCTCGAAACCTTTCGCTTCTCCCGCACTCGTCCTTCCGTGACTCTCTCGCCTGgtgctccctctctctcccctaCTCGCGGCGTTTCTCCGCTCTAGCGGTTTTCCTCGCGTTTCTCTGGCCTTTTTCAGGCCGCTGCACCCATGGCGGTGTCTAACTCGGCTCCGCTGCCCCTGCTTCCCGCTCtagcgacgccggcgctcgaCGAGAAGTGGTTTGGCGAATGCTCctttttgcttttttctcgcgcgccaTACAACCCGACGGCGTCGACTGAGCAGGTCTTCTCCATCTCCCCTGCCAGCCTACAGCAGTCTACTTCATCTCGTCTCTcagcggcgccttcctctcaagacggcgcgcgcggccctcCCGACCGTCTCTCGCttgcgtctccctctccgtccgctgcttctgctgtcagcgcgcggctgagtccgcagctcgccgaagacgaaaaacgcttcggcgcgctgccgccgccctcctcggaCCGGATCCTCGGCGCAGCCAAGAAGGCGGCGATCCTCTggggcgagagggaggaagaagcccTGGAGGCCGACGCGAAACCCGAGAAAGGAACGgaccgcgcgaagaagaTCTTCAACAAATTCTTCTCCGAGGATCATGAGGTGGGGCGCGGCTCGAGAGACACTCTGCCGGTGATGCCAAGCCTCGATCCCGCTGCAGCCTTCATTTCTCGGGTGCCCTCTAGACGTGCTTAGCCGGTACATGCATCCACATCTACCTGTTTTACCGGtgaatatacatatattcatatatattttatatatatctatatatgtatattgcTCTCGAGGTGGTAGAGCTTGCCAGTTGGCCGTGCCGCCGTTGGAGGTAtgcggcgtgcgcgtcttTTGAGTTTCCGCGGCGATTCGTCGAGCGATTCTGCGCGTTTTCCGCACGCCAATCCTTGTCTTCTTGTTTTTCTTGTCATCTTTCCTCAGGAGCGTTTGATCGCGGCAGCGAGTATTGGCTTTCTCTGCTCGGCCCTGGGCGACGGCCGGCGGGACTTTatctcttttcttctctgtaCGTCTCGTCTGTCGAaacgccgcgctcgcgtAGGCCTGCGTACACGTCTGTCTCCTGGCCTctgtcgaggccgcgccacaGCTCAGCTTTTCGTCTTTCCTCTCGAGCCGGCGTGACAGCGACGGTCTCGCGGCTCAACGCGCACCTCGTCCGCTCACTGCTCTAGTCGCTCAGGCGCGCCGTGTCTTCCGTCCCACATGGGTGCGTTTTCGAGTTCTGGTGCTTCCCATGTGGTGCGCGCAGCCTTTATCGAGACTGAGGACGACTCCTTAGTGCTGGAAACAGTCGCGCgggagctgcatgcgctgctcgcggaggccTTGCCGAATCCGGAGGCCATcgtggcctctgcgcgcgccgacccCGAGAGCTGCGAagtctcgctcttcttctcgcttctccacgcgcttcttctcacTGCCGACGACGCCGTTAAGGAGGCGGCCGTGGCGGCGTCCTTCCACctcttcagcgccgcgcgactgctcgcgcccgcctccgccgagctGCCGGCGGTGGAGTCGCttgcggaggacgccgcggtTCTCTTCCGCGCCATTTTCCTCCcgaggctgctgcagatgctTCAGGGCGGCCTCAGTGcgcagcgcgtggcggcgcttcttctccctgccGCGCTGTATCACCTGCGGCTGGTCGCGGAGttgctgccgcgcagcgacccgcgcgacgcgggcagCTCCGAGGCGGGACCTGACCTGCGGCCGTTTGAGCGCGAGCTTGACCGGCTGGTGAGCGAGTACGTGATGctctgcggcgagggagccgacgcggccgcggcgcccactctgcagcgcgaagcaggcTCTCAGCTGCCCCTGTTTGTGACCTTTTGCGCGCGAGTGGTCGGGGgggagcggaggaaggcgcgcgcctgcgcaagcgccgagcgcgcggcctcgctagGCAAGACGCGTCTCGTCGAGAAGAagacccgcggcgccgaggagccgGAGAAGAAGGGATGCGAACAGGACGGGggcaaagaggagagagcgacgacatccgaagacgaagcagagccGCAAATCGTCCAGGCACTGTACGAGGCGACCtacttcttcctccgcgcgtctgcggtgAGGTTGAGGGGGAAAACCGCGAAAATTTcgacagaaaaaaacgagGCCTTGTAAAAGACGAACGACTGTATACGTGCTGACAGGGGTTTCGAGGGCTTTTTACAGGCTTCATTTCCGCTCCCGCAACGCCATTTCCACTCGCGAACGCCGACGCATTACGTGTTTCGCGTGTTCAGTTGCATGTGAATGGATGCGCGGCAGCTTTCCAGAGCGCATGGACTCCTGTTTAAGGAGCGTGTGTTTCCAGGACGCACCGAAGCTGCAAGGCATcaaggcgctggcgacgatGGCTGAAATGGACGCTGCGGCCTTCAGAAGCATCGGAGACAGTCTCCTTCCTGTTCTCTGTGGTGAGGCTCGCTTCCGTCCTGCACTtggtctcttcttctgcctgtGGGCGCTCTGCcgtgccttcgcctccgtgctgctgcgccaagCGGCGTTCCGGCTTTGCCTTGCGGGCTCCACGTCCcgccctgccgcctctgcgtgtgcgtgcgaCTGCAGCGGATCCGAGCTGGCGAGTTCGCGCGGCAgtctgcgaggcgctggacAAGCTCGGTCGCTTCCTCgtggcgaccgccgcggaagacgggAAATCGACTGACGCGGAGGCTGTCTTCattccgccggcggcgcttggACAAGGCacctgcctcgtctccgtgCTCGCTCAGTTCCTCAAGGACCGCGACGTGAGTCGACCCAGAAAGAATTCCTCGCGACGCACGGCCGCAACGCCTAGACGCGCGCAAGAGAAGCAACAGacgcgcgcccggcggcttggcggctgctgcggaggccgccgcgatgCTCTGCTTTTTCTGGCAAGCTGCCGCTAGGCTCTCACGCGTCCTGTgagggggggtgggggaTGAGATGCATCAGCGCTCAGAGCATTCTGCAGCACTCCCGGACATAGAGCTAGAGACGAGTCTAGCTCTTGCGTCTCGTCTATTTTCTCTGGGACCTCCCGTCCTTATGGTGTgtccttctgcgtctgtgtgtctcCCAGCTGAACGtgaaggctgcggcgctgcggacgacgcggaagctGGTCAAGGTACGAATGCAAAGGGGGAAGAAgatgagagagaggagagggcgcgcagcgaaaggCAGACAGGCGAATGCGAGGGTCACAGGGGAGGCGGAGTTCCTGGAAGATGTGGGGAGTGAGCACAAGGAGAAAATAATTCTTGCTAGAAAACGAGAcgatctgcatgcgccgcaagAACAGAGCAACGGAGAGGGTGCAGAAGGACAAAAGATgagagcggaggaaggaTGGAGGCAGACatggagagaagagaacgcATGAGAAACATATGGGGTCATGCTTTTCCTGCAGATGACAAATAATTGCACAGGCATCATGCAAACATTTcttgaggaaggcgagagtcTCTTCAACGCGGCGGGTGTCACGCAGAGCGCTCCGATCCTCGGTGAGCGAGCTTTCCATTTTTCTTTTCTGGCTTTTTGGCTTCGTTCCTTTTTATAGCAGCTGGAGGTAACTGCATGCAGCTTTACACCTACACAAATAATATATGCACAGgcatacacgcatatatatatatatatatgaatatgcATACACATGGACATATTAGCGTATATTTAAATAAATATattatgtatgtgtgtacgCATGTCGTCGCCGCTTCACGTGTGACAGACGTTTGTCAGTTTCGTCTAGTTTTTTCTTGTTATTTCTTGCATGCGTGGGCGGCGTGTTGGGCGTGATGTCTTTCCAAGGTCCCTCGCATGCGCACTTTTGCTTCACATCTTTCGTATCTTTTTTGTCTGCCGTTCAGTGGAGTGTATGGACACCCTGTGCGCTATGGCGGGAGCTGCCACTAGCGAGGAGGCCTCGTGGCAGCTCACGGTTTTCGCCTTTCCGCTTCTCAGGCAAGTTTTCTTTTTGTAAAAAGCCGCAGTTCATCGATCCGGTGGCGAGCCTGTGGCACACCTGCGTGGAAAGCGCGGAGGCACCTGGTTGCTCTTTTGCAGTTTCACATATGTTTGTATTATATACGAATATATGTGTTCTTGAGTACAGACCCTGGAGCTGCGTACGTCGGCCTGTTTGTTTTTCTCCACACACGCAGGTGGACAGGGCAATCCGTGAAGTAGACAGGTGCTTGCATATATTTCTATGCATGCGTGTCTATTTAATTTTTTTTATTCATTTTTTTAACTGAGGCGACGTGCTTGCTTGTGTGCGGGTGTCTGGGGGCGGGCAGAGCCCTTCTGGATCGCTTCAGCTTCAGAATTTCCTAATTCTTGTTTTCTTCAGAGTCGATGACTGGCACGTCGCGATGTCTTTCCTCGATAATCTCGCGGTCTTCGTGTCTGCTCCGCCCCCGTCGTTTCTCTCGGTACGCAACCGCCGCGCTGGACGCTTTGCTCTGTCTTCTTGAGAGACAAAAGAATCGCGTCTGAGATGACCTGCTGTCGCCGAGATAGAGCACTTCGGGCAGGGCGTTCGCAagtctgctgctgcctctgcttgAAAaattctctctcgcctccgtcgcctcatCCTGCTCGCGGGCACCCTGGCCTTTGTTTGCACAGAAACATTCGCACTGTTTTGCTCTCCACAATATACCTAATTATAATCGTACTTGTAATATAAATCCGTTCTCTTTGTTGAGACTGGGAGCTTAGGTGTGCGGCGC
The Besnoitia besnoiti strain Bb-Ger1 chromosome VIII, whole genome shotgun sequence genome window above contains:
- a CDS encoding HEAT repeat-containing protein (encoded by transcript BESB_083330) encodes the protein MAVSNSAPLPLLPALATPALDEKWFGECSFLLFSRAPYNPTASTEQVFSISPASLQQSTSSRLSAAPSSQDGARGPPDRLSLASPSPSAASAVSARLSPQLAEDEKRFGALPPPSSDRILGAAKKAAILWGEREEEALEADAKPEKGTDRAKKIFNKFFSEDHEERLIAAASIGFLCSALGDGRRDFISFLLSFIETEDDSLVLETVARELHALLAEALPNPEAIVASARADPESCEVSLFFSLLHALLLTADDAVKEAAVAASFHLFSAARLLAPASAELPAVESLAEDAAVLFRAIFLPRLLQMLQGGLSAQRVAALLLPAALYHLRLVAELLPRSDPRDAGSSEAGPDLRPFERELDRLVSEYVMLCGEGADAAAAPTLQREAGSQLPLFVTFCARVVGGERRKARACASAERAASLGKTRLVEKKTRGAEEPEKKGCEQDGGKEERATTSEDEAEPQIVQALYEATYFFLRASADAPKLQGIKALATMAEMDAAAFRSIGDSLLPVLCADPSWRVRAAVCEALDKLGRFLVATAAEDGKSTDAEAVFIPPAALGQGTCLVSVLAQFLKDRDLNVKAAALRTTRKLVKMTNNCTGIMQTFLEEGESLFNAAGVTQSAPILVECMDTLCAMAGAATSEEASWQLTVFAFPLLRVDDWHVAMSFLDNLAVFVSAPPPSFLSVLLTRLDMLVNLPSSRWRIRARILQKIPLLLLAPKIEEETATQFWLLLVQLLQDDVWAVRQEGPAAIEQLVLNARAEEEHHEAAAERQRAKKSAKRQEALGDDSTMGSGENAEKIAAEEARLAIRFAREGLLGHLLPIFEQLRDDKRYFVRGELCRYILVSPRLAAAAAAFLHLRTGAEGMGSPKASCATGSPPAIKDLYSREIWISQFAPLLEQVVGDRVAQTRYAAAQAVKILLEEAANETSVVPSDWLQKMKAKLIRDSDPDVAEVLFEDD